In Myxococcus stipitatus, the following are encoded in one genomic region:
- a CDS encoding aldehyde dehydrogenase family protein, whose product MIDARSLTPRLPALRLLIDGQGVDPLEGGTLPVVNPATGEKVCDVPSAGAVDVDRAVKAARRAFESGPWSRMSARERGKLIRKLADLLWQRREEFGLVESLNNGKTFRDAIRGDVAPGAGTLAYFADWADKIHGEVLPVDGPFHTYVLKEPVGVVGAIVPWNYPTCILCWKLGPSLAAGCTVVVKPSEMTPLTAMKLGELALEAGFPPGVINVVTGYGDPAGEALARHPDVDKISFTGSGRTARRLMQASAGSNLKKLTLELGGKSPQVIFSDADLERAVEACFWGIFGNKGETCNAGSRVLVQDGIYDDFVGRLVVRARQLRVGDPLDPSTEMGAQVSQKQLDTILGYVESGRQQGAHLLTGGERDTENIKAKGFFMRPTVFGEVKPDMKIAQEEIFGPVLSCLRFRDDAQALELANGTLYGLAASLWTRDVAKAHALARKVKSGVVWINCFNEFDDAAPFGGYKESGWGRDLSHHALEGYLQCKAVWTRLPSDV is encoded by the coding sequence ATGATAGATGCACGTTCGCTCACCCCGCGTCTTCCTGCGTTGCGACTGCTCATCGACGGGCAGGGCGTGGACCCGCTCGAGGGGGGCACGTTGCCCGTGGTGAATCCCGCCACGGGAGAGAAGGTGTGCGACGTGCCGAGCGCGGGCGCGGTGGATGTGGACCGCGCGGTGAAGGCGGCCCGGCGCGCCTTCGAGTCCGGACCGTGGAGCCGAATGTCCGCGCGCGAGCGAGGCAAGCTCATCCGAAAGCTCGCCGACCTGCTGTGGCAACGGCGCGAGGAGTTCGGCCTCGTCGAGTCGCTCAACAACGGCAAGACGTTCCGCGACGCCATCCGAGGTGATGTCGCTCCCGGCGCGGGAACCCTCGCGTACTTCGCGGACTGGGCGGACAAGATTCATGGCGAGGTGCTGCCCGTGGATGGGCCCTTCCATACCTACGTGCTCAAGGAGCCCGTGGGCGTGGTGGGCGCCATCGTCCCGTGGAACTACCCCACCTGCATCCTGTGCTGGAAGCTGGGGCCGTCGCTCGCGGCGGGGTGCACGGTGGTGGTGAAGCCGTCGGAGATGACGCCGCTGACAGCGATGAAGCTGGGCGAACTCGCGCTGGAGGCGGGCTTCCCTCCCGGTGTCATCAACGTGGTGACCGGTTACGGAGACCCCGCGGGTGAAGCACTCGCGCGGCATCCGGACGTGGACAAGATCTCCTTCACCGGCTCGGGCCGCACCGCGCGCAGGCTGATGCAGGCATCGGCGGGCAGCAACCTGAAGAAGCTGACGCTGGAGCTGGGCGGTAAGAGCCCGCAGGTCATCTTCTCCGACGCGGACCTGGAGCGCGCGGTGGAGGCGTGCTTCTGGGGCATCTTCGGCAACAAGGGTGAGACGTGCAACGCGGGCAGCCGCGTGCTGGTGCAAGACGGTATCTACGATGACTTCGTGGGCCGGTTGGTGGTGCGCGCGCGGCAACTGCGCGTGGGCGACCCGCTGGACCCGTCGACCGAGATGGGCGCGCAGGTGAGCCAGAAGCAGCTCGACACCATCCTGGGCTACGTCGAGAGCGGCCGTCAGCAGGGTGCCCACCTCCTCACGGGCGGCGAGCGCGACACGGAGAACATCAAGGCCAAGGGCTTCTTCATGCGGCCCACCGTGTTCGGCGAGGTGAAGCCCGACATGAAGATTGCCCAGGAGGAGATCTTCGGCCCGGTGCTGAGCTGTCTGCGCTTCCGTGACGACGCCCAGGCGCTGGAGCTGGCCAACGGCACGCTCTACGGGCTGGCCGCTTCGCTGTGGACTCGCGACGTGGCGAAGGCGCATGCGCTGGCGCGCAAGGTGAAGAGCGGCGTCGTGTGGATCAACTGCTTCAACGAGTTCGACGATGCCGCTCCATTCGGCGGCTACAAGGAGTCCGGCTGGGGCCGTGATTTGTCGCACCACGCGCTGGAGGGGTACCTCCAGTGCAAGGCGGTGTGGACGCGGCTGCCGTCCGACGTCTGA
- a CDS encoding glutamine synthetase family protein translates to MATRPKAKVLTHPAVARRARTKERGGTVRGGTGPRESGGSDSLKRWLEDQGAKHVKLGAVDIEGVWRGKYVSLEKFLSAAKNGLGFCDVVFGWDLADELLDNTEVTGWHTGYPDAHATVDISTGRMIPWEPDTAAFLLDFVNPDGTPFEASPRQLLHKVSAHARKLGYLPRFGAEYEFFIFKEQPQSLKEKGYQGLTPLTPGMFGYSWLRTSLNAPLVHALIDGCNGFGLNIEGFHTETGPGVFEAAIRYDDVERAADKAVLFKTVVKELCARQGLTACFMAKVNAKLPGCSGHVHQSLWDLKGEHNLFHEEGVPHGMSRIMRSYIGGQIALMPELTALYWPTINSYKRSVENTWAPTAAAWGLENRTCAIRVIGEDAKSMRIEYRQLGADMNAYIGMAASLAAGLWGIENEIEPPPPCNANAYASHTAAPLPRNLKESVALLKQSERAREILGEGFVDHFVRTREWEVRQYERAVTNWELERYLELI, encoded by the coding sequence ATGGCGACCCGTCCCAAGGCGAAGGTCCTCACGCATCCGGCGGTGGCTCGCAGGGCCCGCACGAAGGAACGCGGTGGGACGGTGCGCGGAGGCACCGGGCCCCGTGAGTCGGGAGGCTCCGACTCCCTGAAGCGGTGGTTGGAAGACCAGGGCGCGAAGCACGTGAAGCTCGGCGCCGTGGACATCGAGGGTGTCTGGCGCGGCAAGTACGTCTCGCTCGAGAAGTTCTTGAGCGCGGCGAAGAACGGCCTGGGTTTCTGCGACGTCGTGTTCGGTTGGGACCTGGCTGACGAACTGCTCGACAACACCGAGGTGACGGGCTGGCACACCGGCTATCCGGATGCCCATGCCACGGTGGATATCTCCACGGGGCGGATGATTCCGTGGGAGCCCGACACCGCGGCCTTCCTGCTCGACTTCGTCAACCCAGACGGCACCCCCTTCGAGGCGAGTCCCCGGCAGCTCCTGCACAAGGTGTCCGCGCACGCGAGGAAGCTGGGCTACCTGCCTCGCTTCGGGGCCGAGTACGAGTTCTTCATCTTCAAGGAGCAGCCGCAGAGCCTGAAGGAGAAGGGGTATCAGGGGCTCACGCCGCTGACGCCGGGCATGTTCGGCTACTCGTGGCTGCGCACGTCCCTCAACGCGCCCCTGGTGCACGCGCTCATCGACGGGTGCAACGGCTTCGGGCTCAACATCGAGGGCTTCCACACGGAGACGGGCCCCGGCGTGTTCGAAGCGGCCATCCGCTATGACGATGTGGAGCGCGCGGCGGACAAGGCGGTGCTCTTCAAGACGGTGGTGAAGGAGCTGTGCGCTCGCCAGGGACTCACCGCGTGTTTCATGGCGAAGGTGAACGCGAAGCTGCCGGGGTGCTCGGGGCACGTGCATCAGTCGCTCTGGGATTTGAAGGGGGAGCACAACCTCTTCCACGAAGAGGGCGTGCCCCACGGCATGAGCCGCATCATGCGCAGCTACATCGGCGGGCAGATTGCGTTGATGCCCGAGTTGACCGCGCTCTACTGGCCCACCATCAACAGCTACAAGCGCAGCGTGGAGAACACCTGGGCGCCCACCGCCGCGGCGTGGGGCCTGGAGAACCGCACCTGCGCCATTCGCGTCATCGGCGAGGACGCGAAGTCCATGCGCATCGAGTACCGGCAGCTCGGCGCGGACATGAACGCATACATCGGCATGGCGGCGAGCCTGGCCGCGGGGCTGTGGGGCATCGAGAACGAAATCGAACCCCCGCCTCCGTGCAACGCCAACGCCTACGCGTCCCACACGGCCGCGCCCCTGCCGCGCAACCTCAAGGAATCGGTGGCCCTGCTCAAGCAGAGCGAGCGCGCCCGGGAGATTCTGGGCGAGGGCTTCGTGGACCACTTCGTGCGTACGCGCGAATGGGAGGTGCGCCAGTACGAGCGCGCCGTCACCAACTGGGAGCTGGAGCGCTACCTGGAGCTCATCTGA
- a CDS encoding iron-containing alcohol dehydrogenase, with translation MKPFDIPTEPRVIEMAWPTRIVLGAGALQRLPAQAQRLKMKRPLLVTDAGVVKAGLASRVLEVMKAAGVECAVFDGVEPNPTEKDVFAGLEVYRRHDCDGLIALGGGSALDAGKLVQLLSTHEPPLSRYDDAKGGDQFVRDDVPPLIAIPTTAGTGSEVGRSGVVTLEDTGRKTVIFSPHLLPRAAIVDPELTLGLPPGVTAATGMDAFTHCLEAYLASGFHPLADAVAIDGIQRVGRSLMTAVREGDNLAARTDMMVAAMEGAMAFQKGLGACHSLAHALTPISGVHHGLANAVVLPVVMEFNRATSTARLARVAVAMGDSSNAREEVLASNAIDRVRKLNAAIGIPARLRDVGVREEDLPRIADKAFQDASHQCNPRKVTEADLLALAREAW, from the coding sequence ATGAAGCCGTTCGACATCCCCACCGAGCCCCGTGTCATCGAGATGGCCTGGCCCACCCGCATCGTCCTGGGCGCGGGAGCACTTCAGCGGCTGCCCGCGCAAGCACAGCGGTTGAAGATGAAGAGACCCCTGCTCGTGACGGACGCGGGGGTGGTGAAGGCGGGGCTCGCCTCGCGTGTGCTGGAGGTGATGAAGGCTGCGGGCGTCGAGTGCGCTGTCTTCGATGGCGTCGAGCCCAACCCCACGGAGAAGGATGTCTTCGCGGGATTGGAGGTCTACCGCCGACACGACTGTGACGGGCTCATCGCGCTGGGTGGTGGCAGCGCGCTGGACGCGGGCAAGCTGGTGCAGTTGCTCTCCACCCACGAGCCGCCGCTCAGCCGCTACGACGACGCGAAGGGCGGGGACCAGTTCGTCCGGGACGATGTGCCGCCGCTCATCGCCATCCCCACCACCGCGGGCACGGGCTCGGAAGTGGGCCGCTCCGGCGTGGTGACGCTGGAGGACACGGGCCGCAAGACGGTGATTTTCAGTCCGCACCTGTTGCCCCGCGCCGCCATCGTCGACCCCGAGCTGACGTTGGGGCTGCCTCCGGGCGTCACCGCCGCCACGGGCATGGATGCCTTCACCCATTGCCTGGAGGCGTACCTGGCCAGCGGCTTCCATCCGCTCGCGGACGCGGTGGCCATCGACGGAATCCAACGCGTGGGCCGCTCACTGATGACGGCCGTGCGCGAAGGGGACAACCTCGCGGCTCGCACGGACATGATGGTGGCGGCGATGGAGGGCGCCATGGCCTTTCAGAAGGGACTGGGCGCGTGTCACTCACTGGCCCATGCGCTGACGCCCATCTCCGGTGTCCATCACGGGCTCGCCAACGCCGTCGTGTTGCCGGTGGTGATGGAGTTCAACCGGGCCACGAGCACCGCGCGTCTGGCGCGTGTGGCGGTGGCCATGGGGGATTCGTCCAATGCGCGGGAGGAGGTGCTCGCGAGCAACGCCATCGACCGGGTGCGCAAGCTCAACGCGGCCATCGGAATCCCCGCGCGGCTTCGCGACGTGGGTGTTCGCGAGGAGGACCTGCCACGCATCGCCGACAAGGCCTTCCAGGATGCATCACATCAGTGCAACCCGCGGAAGGTGACGGAGGCCGACCTGCTGGCCCTGGCGCGAGAGGCCTGGTGA
- a CDS encoding macrolide family glycosyltransferase has translation MRRRAHIAMVSIPAHGHVNPSLEVMRELVARGHRVTYANDASFGETITRTGAELVPYPSTLPREGMPGREWPEDTIGQLSVFLDDAMEQLPRLRAAYEKDRPDLFLYDIAGFVARILAENWGRPAVQLSPTYVAWEGYTEEMAGMMESLRAAPGGAAYYRRFSEWLKDCGVAQTDSTLFVGLPPRSLVLIPRVMQPQAARVDPKRYTFVGPCFDEQRTAQGTWSRPAHAKKVLLISLGSTFTNQPEFYRRCMAAFGEREDLHVVLNIGRHLERSALGEIPSNFEVHPWLPQLSVLKQSDVFITHAGMGSAQEGLWCGKPMLAVPQATDQFANADRIVELGVGLRLDTAQATAEALRAAFERLIREPRFMEQAAALQRELHDEGGVRRAADLIEQALPPLD, from the coding sequence ATGCGACGCCGAGCCCATATCGCCATGGTGAGTATTCCGGCGCATGGCCATGTGAATCCGAGCCTGGAGGTCATGCGCGAGCTGGTCGCCCGAGGCCATCGAGTCACCTACGCCAATGACGCGTCCTTCGGGGAGACCATCACGCGGACCGGGGCGGAGCTGGTGCCCTACCCGTCGACGTTGCCTCGAGAGGGAATGCCGGGACGGGAGTGGCCGGAGGACACCATCGGGCAGCTCTCGGTGTTCCTCGACGATGCGATGGAGCAGTTGCCCCGGCTCCGCGCGGCCTACGAGAAGGACCGGCCGGACCTGTTCCTCTACGACATCGCGGGCTTCGTCGCGCGCATCCTCGCGGAGAACTGGGGACGCCCCGCCGTGCAGCTCTCACCCACCTATGTCGCGTGGGAGGGCTACACCGAGGAGATGGCGGGGATGATGGAGTCGCTGCGCGCGGCCCCCGGTGGCGCCGCCTACTACCGCCGCTTCTCCGAATGGCTGAAGGACTGCGGCGTGGCGCAGACGGACTCCACCCTCTTCGTGGGATTGCCACCGCGCTCGCTCGTGCTCATTCCCCGCGTGATGCAACCTCAGGCCGCGCGGGTGGACCCGAAGCGCTACACGTTCGTGGGGCCATGCTTCGACGAACAACGCACGGCGCAAGGAACCTGGAGCCGCCCCGCTCACGCGAAGAAGGTGCTGCTCATCTCACTGGGCTCCACCTTCACGAATCAGCCCGAGTTCTATCGCCGGTGCATGGCGGCCTTCGGTGAGCGGGAGGACCTGCACGTGGTGCTCAACATCGGCCGTCATCTCGAGCGCTCCGCGTTGGGGGAGATTCCCTCCAACTTCGAGGTGCACCCGTGGCTGCCGCAGTTGTCGGTGCTCAAGCAGTCGGACGTCTTCATCACCCACGCGGGCATGGGCAGCGCGCAGGAGGGTTTGTGGTGTGGCAAGCCGATGCTCGCCGTGCCTCAGGCCACCGACCAGTTCGCCAACGCGGACCGCATCGTCGAGCTCGGAGTCGGACTGCGGCTCGACACCGCCCAGGCCACCGCGGAGGCATTGCGCGCTGCGTTCGAACGCCTCATCCGTGAGCCACGCTTCATGGAGCAAGCAGCAGCGCTCCAACGCGAGCTTCATGACGAAGGGGGTGTCAGGCGCGCCGCTGACCTCATCGAGCAAGCCCTTCCTCCGCTCGACTGA
- a CDS encoding TetR/AcrR family transcriptional regulator, which produces MSEGGKTPDVGRRSERSHQAILKAVVELVGEQGYARLTIEAIAARAGVGKQTIYRWWPNKGLLVLDAFAALMGEAVPLPDTGDVVADLKLVLRATAAELCSPRFEVPSRALTAESQLDPALAKQFVDTLLRPSLEVTKERLRVAQRAGQVAAGVDLDIAVELLVGPLFHRWLLRTAPLTPEYAETVAEYALAALRPPGTSGSAG; this is translated from the coding sequence ATGAGCGAAGGCGGCAAGACACCGGATGTGGGGCGGCGCAGCGAGCGTTCGCACCAGGCCATCTTGAAGGCGGTGGTGGAGCTGGTGGGGGAGCAGGGCTATGCGCGGCTGACCATCGAGGCCATCGCCGCGCGCGCGGGCGTGGGCAAGCAGACCATCTACCGCTGGTGGCCGAACAAGGGCCTGCTGGTGCTGGATGCCTTCGCGGCGCTGATGGGGGAGGCCGTGCCGCTGCCCGACACGGGCGACGTGGTGGCGGACTTGAAGCTCGTGCTGCGCGCCACGGCCGCCGAGCTCTGTTCGCCGCGCTTCGAGGTTCCTTCCCGCGCGCTCACCGCCGAGTCGCAGTTGGACCCGGCCCTGGCGAAGCAGTTCGTGGACACGCTGCTGCGGCCGAGCCTGGAGGTCACGAAGGAGCGGCTGCGCGTGGCGCAGCGCGCGGGGCAGGTGGCCGCGGGCGTGGACCTGGACATCGCGGTGGAGCTGCTGGTCGGTCCGCTCTTCCACCGCTGGCTGTTGCGCACGGCCCCGCTCACGCCGGAGTACGCGGAGACGGTGGCGGAGTACGCGTTGGCGGCCCTGCGCCCCCCTGGGACCTCGGGGAGCGCGGGCTGA
- a CDS encoding ArnT family glycosyltransferase, translating into MNGRPATRDEKYTAWALWTLAFVALWLTESAVGYTRDESVYFAAAESYAGWFRQLLHSPARALTDAAIVRAWDYNHEHPALMKTLFGLSHLLFHDTLGWMRSATAFRLPAFALAAVVPALSFLLGSALYGRAAGLFAAFAFMLVPRQYFNAELACFDLPVAALWLLVVYCFWRALEDTRWGIACGVAFGLALTAKHNALFLPFVLTPFALWRAWSASESEPEARSWLLRFVGVFASVAVLYGLLVLSLGGSEGFQQKFFLLSPHSLLFVGLAAGGAWTLKGLEKVNVRVTRALVPIAAMAVLGPVLFYLHWPYLWHQPVDRTAWYLAFHAKHNHYAWFYLGTLLREPPFPLAYVLVKTALTVPTSLFAPMVTGFLALAARVLLSQFEKTRAWVPPVTMAEALVGVNAVASILVISHPQVPHFGGVKHWFPSMVFLGLLAGQAVSRGCVALVERLRARWPSLPGLAVSVPVFAVLLTPALVYSARVFPYGTAAYSELAGGLPGAATLGMQRQFWSSHVTGVLPWINEHAKPGARLFLHEVHGGSFRDYQRNGMLRPDLRPVGSPFEADIVAYQYHQEFREFEFNTWQAFGTRTPTMGLYLDETPQVVVYVRPEPLQ; encoded by the coding sequence ATGAATGGCAGGCCCGCCACTCGCGACGAGAAATACACGGCGTGGGCGCTGTGGACGCTGGCCTTCGTGGCGCTGTGGCTGACGGAGTCCGCGGTGGGCTACACGCGCGACGAGAGCGTCTACTTCGCCGCCGCGGAGAGCTACGCGGGCTGGTTCCGTCAGCTCCTCCACTCGCCCGCGAGGGCCCTGACGGACGCGGCCATCGTCCGCGCGTGGGACTACAACCACGAGCACCCCGCGTTGATGAAGACGCTGTTTGGACTGAGCCACCTGCTCTTCCACGACACGTTGGGGTGGATGCGCTCGGCCACGGCCTTCCGTCTGCCCGCCTTCGCGCTGGCGGCGGTGGTGCCCGCGCTGAGCTTCCTGTTGGGAAGCGCGCTGTATGGCCGCGCCGCCGGACTGTTCGCGGCGTTCGCCTTCATGCTGGTGCCGCGGCAGTACTTCAACGCGGAGCTGGCGTGCTTCGACCTGCCGGTGGCCGCGCTGTGGCTGCTCGTCGTGTATTGCTTCTGGCGCGCGCTGGAGGACACGCGGTGGGGCATCGCGTGTGGTGTCGCGTTCGGACTGGCGCTGACCGCCAAGCACAACGCCTTGTTCCTGCCCTTCGTGCTGACCCCCTTCGCGCTGTGGCGCGCGTGGTCGGCGAGCGAGAGCGAGCCCGAGGCGCGCTCGTGGCTGCTGCGCTTCGTGGGCGTGTTCGCCTCGGTGGCGGTGCTCTACGGGCTGCTGGTGCTGTCACTGGGTGGCAGCGAGGGCTTCCAGCAGAAGTTCTTCCTGCTCAGCCCTCACTCCCTGCTGTTCGTGGGGCTGGCCGCGGGCGGAGCGTGGACGCTGAAGGGGCTGGAGAAGGTCAACGTGCGGGTGACACGCGCGCTGGTCCCCATCGCGGCGATGGCGGTGCTGGGCCCCGTCCTCTTCTACCTGCACTGGCCCTATCTCTGGCACCAGCCGGTGGACCGCACCGCGTGGTACCTGGCGTTCCACGCGAAGCACAATCACTACGCCTGGTTCTATCTGGGCACGCTGCTGCGCGAGCCGCCCTTCCCCTTGGCCTATGTGCTGGTGAAGACGGCGCTCACCGTGCCCACCAGCCTCTTCGCGCCGATGGTGACGGGCTTCCTCGCGCTCGCGGCCCGGGTGCTGCTGAGCCAGTTCGAGAAGACGCGCGCGTGGGTTCCTCCGGTGACGATGGCCGAGGCGCTGGTGGGGGTGAACGCGGTGGCGTCCATCCTCGTCATCAGCCATCCCCAGGTGCCGCACTTCGGCGGCGTGAAGCACTGGTTCCCATCCATGGTGTTCCTGGGCCTGCTCGCGGGACAGGCGGTGTCCCGAGGTTGCGTGGCCCTGGTGGAGCGGCTGCGCGCGCGCTGGCCTTCGCTCCCGGGCCTCGCGGTGTCGGTGCCCGTGTTCGCGGTGCTGCTGACACCCGCACTGGTGTACTCGGCGCGCGTGTTCCCCTACGGCACGGCGGCGTACTCGGAGCTCGCGGGTGGACTGCCGGGCGCGGCGACGCTGGGGATGCAGCGGCAGTTCTGGTCCAGCCATGTCACCGGCGTGCTGCCGTGGATCAACGAGCACGCGAAGCCGGGCGCGCGGTTGTTCCTGCATGAAGTCCACGGGGGCTCGTTCCGCGACTACCAGCGCAACGGCATGCTGCGCCCCGACCTGCGCCCGGTGGGCAGCCCGTTCGAGGCGGACATCGTCGCGTACCAGTACCACCAGGAGTTTCGAGAGTTCGAATTCAACACGTGGCAGGCGTTCGGCACGCGCACGCCCACCATGGGTCTGTACCTGGACGAGACACCGCAAGTCGTCGTCTACGTCCGGCCCGAGCCCCTCCAATAA
- a CDS encoding CarD family transcriptional regulator — MPEGSASLTQLAVDDRVVYPNQGVCRVTAIDTKEVAGQKLVFVTMRREEDGAVVMVPQAKVAAIGVRKVAGPEDVKSVFAFLRADGDKADLDWKQRARTNLDRMTQGGILGLAEVVKDLQVLSELRPLPTKERELYDNARHLLVSEVAAALGTAEVNAEDAIDIVLFPPGRERPKRTAAEFARGDEDDLGLEGDLLGLDGDLDLPSDEEPQSDSSDEESSSEEEGEEGEEKSDEESAPKKRGRPPKAKPAGEEGAEPAAPKKRGRPPKPKPEAPPPGAEAPAPKKRGRPPKPKPPEEAGAEPAAPKKRGRPPKAKPAEGGED; from the coding sequence ATGCCTGAAGGGTCCGCGTCACTCACACAACTCGCGGTCGACGACCGGGTCGTCTATCCGAATCAGGGTGTCTGCCGCGTCACCGCCATCGACACGAAGGAAGTGGCGGGACAGAAGCTCGTCTTCGTCACCATGCGTCGCGAGGAGGATGGTGCCGTCGTCATGGTGCCCCAGGCCAAGGTCGCGGCCATCGGTGTGCGAAAGGTCGCTGGCCCCGAGGACGTGAAGAGCGTCTTCGCCTTCCTTCGCGCGGACGGAGACAAAGCAGACCTCGACTGGAAGCAGCGCGCCCGCACCAACCTGGACCGCATGACGCAGGGCGGAATCCTGGGTCTGGCCGAGGTGGTGAAGGACCTCCAGGTCCTCAGCGAGCTGCGCCCGCTGCCCACCAAGGAGCGCGAGCTGTACGACAATGCCCGGCACCTGCTGGTGTCGGAGGTCGCCGCCGCGCTCGGCACCGCCGAGGTCAACGCCGAGGACGCCATCGACATCGTCCTCTTCCCGCCCGGCCGCGAGCGCCCCAAGCGCACCGCCGCCGAGTTCGCGCGAGGAGACGAGGACGACCTGGGTCTGGAAGGCGACCTCCTGGGCCTCGACGGAGACCTGGACCTGCCCTCCGACGAGGAGCCGCAGTCGGACTCCTCCGACGAGGAGAGCTCCTCCGAGGAAGAGGGCGAGGAAGGCGAGGAGAAGTCCGACGAGGAGTCCGCGCCCAAGAAGCGCGGCCGTCCTCCGAAGGCGAAGCCCGCTGGCGAGGAAGGCGCGGAGCCCGCCGCGCCCAAGAAGCGGGGCCGTCCTCCCAAGCCCAAACCAGAGGCCCCTCCGCCTGGAGCGGAGGCTCCCGCGCCCAAGAAGCGGGGCCGTCCTCCCAAGCCCAAGCCTCCCGAGGAGGCTGGCGCCGAACCCGCCGCGCCCAAGAAGCGCGGCCGTCCGCCCAAGGCGAAGCCGGCCGAGGGCGGAGAGGACTGA